A genomic region of Arvicola amphibius chromosome X, mArvAmp1.2, whole genome shotgun sequence contains the following coding sequences:
- the LOC119804173 gene encoding LOW QUALITY PROTEIN: FAS-associated factor 1-like (The sequence of the model RefSeq protein was modified relative to this genomic sequence to represent the inferred CDS: inserted 2 bases in 1 codon; deleted 4 bases in 3 codons; substituted 1 base at 1 genomic stop codon), producing the protein MTLLEDEAPSRSQVRASFPEPWSLAASTASNMDREMILADFRACTGIENIDEAITLLEQNKWDLVAAINGVIIPQENGILQSDFGGETMPGPTFDTASHPAPAPTPSSSAFRPVMPSRQIVERQPRMLDFRVEYRDRNVDVVLEDSCTGGEIKQILENELQIPVPKMLLKGWKTGDVEDSTVLKSLHLPKNNSLYVLTPDLPPPSSSSHAGALQEXLNQNFMLIITHREVQREYNLNFSGSSTVQEVKRNVYDLTSIPVRHQLWEGWPASATDDSICLAESGLSYPCHRLTVGRRTSPVQTPEQSEEQSTDVHKVSDSDGDDFEDASEFGVDDGEVFGMPSSALRKSPMMPENAENGGDALSQFTAEFSSRYGDCHPVFFIGSLEAAFQEAFYVKARDRKLFAIYLHHDESVLTNVFCSQMLCAEYIVSYLSQTFITWAWDLTKDATRARFLTMCNRHFGSVIAQTIRTQKTDQFPLFLIIMGKRSSKEVLNVIQGSTTVDEIMMRLMAAMEILSAQQQEDVKNEDEREARENVKREQDEAYRLSLEADRAKREAHEREMAEQFRLEQIRKEQEEEREATRLSLEQALPPEPKEENAEPVSKLRIRTPSGEFLERCFLASSKXAVFDFVASKGYPWDEFKLLSTFPRRDVTQLDPNKSLLEVKLFPQETLFLEAKE; encoded by the exons atgaccttgctggaggat GAGGCGCCGTCTCGCTCCCAGGTGCGCGCTTCGTTCCCGGAGCCGTGGAGCTTGGCAGCCTCCACGGCGTCCAACATGGACCGGGAGATGATCCTGGCGGATTTTCGGGCATGTACCGGCATTGAAAACATCGATGAAGCTATTACATTGCTTGAACAAAATAAATGGGACTTGGTGGCCGCTATCAATGGTGTAATA ATACCCCAGGAAAATGGCATTCTACAAAGTGACTTCGGAGGTGAAACC ATGCCAGGACCCACATTTGATACAGCAAGTCACCCTGCTCCAGCTCCAACCCCCTCCTCTTCAGCGTTTCGCCCTGTAATGCCATCCAGGCAGATTGTAGAAAGGCAGCCTCGAATGCTGGACTTCAGAGTTGAGTACAGAGACAGAAATGTTGATGTGGTACTTGAAGACAGCTGTACTGGTGGAGAGATTAAACAGATTCTAGAAAACGAACTTCAGATACCTGTGCCTAAAATGCTGTTAAAAGGCTGGAAGACTGGAGATGTGGAAGACAGTACGGTCTTAAAATCATTACACTTGCCAAAAAACAACAGTCTTTATGTCCTTACACCAGACTTGCCACCACCTTCGTCATCTAGTCATGCTGGTGCCCTGCAGGAATGATTAAATCAAAACTTCATGCTGATCATCACCCACCGAGAAGTCCAGCGGGAGTACAACCTGAACTTCTCAGGAAGCAGTACCGTTCAAGAGGTAAAGAGAAATGTGTATGACCTTACGAGTATACCTGTTCGACATCAGTTATGGGAGGGCTGGCCAGCTTCTGCCACTGATGACTCAATTTGTCTTGCGGAATCAGGGCTCTCTTATCCCTGCCATCGACTTACTGTGGGAAGAAGAACTTCACCTGTGCAGACCCCTGAGCAATCAGAAGAGCAAAGCACGGATGTTCATAAGGTTAGTGATAGTGATGGAGATGACTTTGAAGATGCTTCAGAATTTGGAGTGGATGATGGAGAAGTATTTGGCATGCCATCCTCTGCCCTGAGAAAATCTCCAATGATGCCAGAAAACGCAGAGAATGGAGGAGATGCCTTATCACAGTTTACAGCAGAGTTTTCCTCAAGATATGGTGACTGCcatcctgta ttttttattggctCATTAGAAGCTGCTTTCCAAGAGGCCTTCTATGTGAAAGCCCGAGACAGAAAGCTTTTTGCTATCTACCTCCACCATGATGAAAGTGTACTAACCAACGTGTTCTGCTCACAAATGCTCTGTGCTGAATACATTGTTTCTTATCTGAGTCAAACTTTCATAACCTGGGCTTGGGATCTGACAAAGGACGCCACCAGAGCAAGATTTCTGACGATGTGCAATAGACACTTTGGCAGTGTTATTGCACAGACCATTCGGACTCAAAAGACAGATCAGTTTCCACTTTTCCTGATTATCATGGGAAAGCGGTCATCTAAGGAAGTATTAAATGTGATACAAGGTAGTACAACTGTGGATGAGATAATGATGAGACTCATGGCTGCAATGGAGATTCTCTCAGCTCAACAACAGGAAGACGTAAAGAATGAGGATGAACGTGAAGCCAGAGAGAACGTGAAGAGAGAGCAAGATGAGGCCTATCGCCTTTCCCTGGAAGCTGATAGGGCAAAGAGAGAAGCTCATGAGAGAGAGATGGCAGAACAGTTTCGTTTGGAGCAGATTCGCAAAGAGCAAGAAGAGGAACGAGAGGCCACCCGACTCTCCTTAGAACAAGCCCTGCCTCCAGagccaaaggaagaaaatgctgaGCCTGTTAGCAAGTTGAGAATCCGAACCCCCAGTGGCGAGTTCCTGGAGCGGTGTTTCCTGGCCAGCAGTAA CGCTGTCTTTGATTTCGTGGCTTCCAAAGGATATCCGTGGGACGAATTCAAGTTACTGAGCACCTTTCCTAGGAGAGATGTAACTCAGCTAGACCCCAATAAGTCATTATTGGAGGTAAAGTTGTTCCCTCAAGAAACCCTTTTCCTTGAAGCGAAAGAGTAA